The DNA window ATTATCCAGTCAACTTATCGCCTCGCTTCAACACTCATTAAAAACCATTAAACTTATATTGTTGACAATAATATATCATGTCAAATCGTGGAGGTGAAGAGATGGGAGAGGAAAAGTATGAGGAGAAGTACATCGAACTTGAGATTAACGACATAAAAGACACGCTGTTGCCGAGACCTTGGCCAGTAACCCCTCCGAGGAAGAAAGAAGAAATCTACGCTCCCTGGGTAAAGGATCCGAGAGATCCGGATGGAAGCTACGGGAAATTTATCGAGGAAAACATAAGCTGGGAAAAAGCTGAAGGAAAGCCTTGGGCGTTGGACGGAATAACAGTTTTGGACTGCACGATATGGGGGCTGGCTGGAGCTACAGCCGGAAGCTACTTAGCCGAACTCGGAGCTGAAGTTATTAAAGTTGAACCCATTACCGGCGATCCGCAGAGGTATCTGTATCCCTTCGGTAGAGAAGAGTACGCTTTCGAAGACATCTACACCGGCGAAAAAGTCAGCCCGACATTTATCCACGAGCAGAGGAACAAATATTCGATAACGCTAAATCTGGAACACCCGAAAGGAAGAGAGCTTTTCAAGAGACTTGCGGCTAAAGCTGATATAGTTCTTGAGAACTATCCTCCCGGAACTTTCGATGAGTGGGGAATCGGCTACAGACAGCTCAGCAAGATAAACCCGAGGCTGATCTACGTGTGGTTCGGGCAGCTCGGACAGTGGGGCAGCATGAAGGACAGAACTTCAAAGTACGGACAGTGGATGCTCGATCCCGTTGGAATGGCGGCCAGCGAATACATACACTCTACAGGTTTTCCGGCTGACTTGCTGCCGAGAGAGAAAGGAGGAAATCCGACGAGATCGGGAGAGTGGATAGCTGATATCGTCGCTGGAGTTTGGGGGACTGTGGCGATTCTTGCTGCGTTGTATTACAGAGAAAACGTGAGCAACAGAGGACAGTTCATAGAGGTGGCGGCAGCCGAAGCTCTCATGGAGATTCTCGACTTCAACATAAGCTGGTACGCTTTCGACGGAAGCATTAAAGCGAGAATCGG is part of the Ferroglobus placidus DSM 10642 genome and encodes:
- a CDS encoding CaiB/BaiF CoA transferase family protein, giving the protein MGEEKYEEKYIELEINDIKDTLLPRPWPVTPPRKKEEIYAPWVKDPRDPDGSYGKFIEENISWEKAEGKPWALDGITVLDCTIWGLAGATAGSYLAELGAEVIKVEPITGDPQRYLYPFGREEYAFEDIYTGEKVSPTFIHEQRNKYSITLNLEHPKGRELFKRLAAKADIVLENYPPGTFDEWGIGYRQLSKINPRLIYVWFGQLGQWGSMKDRTSKYGQWMLDPVGMAASEYIHSTGFPADLLPREKGGNPTRSGEWIADIVAGVWGTVAILAALYYRENVSNRGQFIEVAAAEALMEILDFNISWYAFDGSIKARIGGWDPNLNQYAWNPCRDGYMMIGGQSDRLWYRILQVIAQEDPEGARLIAEDPFLKEMAARNALEGLIKTYTVTAHWLTKNTRAEAEVKMNAREVAAAPVLMIDEVAEYEHFIYRRHVTEVYDEHYGRVLIANSPLAHQHKTPARVKWVGRPLGLDNGEIFAKYLGLGPEEIKKLAKEGVTTWYHE